aggcggcggcggcgcggccgagCCCGGCGAGGCCCCGTCCTCCGCGCCCCCATTGGCTGGAGGGGAGGGCGGGCCGGGGCGCCTCGGGCGCGTCCATTGGCTATCTCTGCCCTCCTTCAGGACCCCCCTGGAGGGGGTGGTCCGAGAGGCTGTCCGTCAGGCGCAGGCCACGCCCCCGGCGTTTCCATTCCACTCCCCCCGCCGCCAGCCCTCCGCTCTCAGCCGCGTCCGCTCCCTGCTTACCCCCGCCTCctaccccgcccccaccccgggtCCGTCAGGGTCAGGCAGCCCGAGCTGCGCTGCCCGTTGCACCGGCCGCGGGCTCGGCCCCTGGGGGACGGGGGACCCTCCGGGGCCCGGAACAGCCCGAGAGGCTGAGGCCGGGGCCGCCTGCCCTCGCTCGGGCCTGGGCGCCCGGGCCGCTGCGGCGGCTCCCGACGACCCTGCCCGAGGAGAGACGCGGCCTCGATGTCCCCAACGCCCTCCCTGGCCAGTTCCTTGAAGCCCCCCGTGAGGGCCGAGCCCgggcaggggctggagccaggCAAAGTGGGAGGTTGGGTCAGCAGGTGAAGTGGATTCCCGAACGCCCGGAGGAGAGTGGAAGCGCTTCCACCCTCGCCTCACCCCCGTGGGGAATTGTCCCCCCACCTCCCGTCATGGCTGCTGGAGGAGACGACGTCCTCCATTTTGTCGGGACTGCTGTGGGAACTTGGGACCAGTTCAAACGCAAACCCCGTGGGGCTGGGAAACTTGTCCCCGGGAAGCCCCAACTGGACTCCGCCATTCGGCCCGAGGGGACAGCCCCTGCCTCCAGCGTCTGCATCCGAGGGGCCCTGGGGCACGGCACAGGCGCGACGGCGGGGAGACCCGGACGCCGCTGCCCGCCTCCATCAACCAAGATGGAGGAAGCTGCGGGCGCCCCTGGAGCTGGGCTCCCGCCTGTTGGAAGGCCGGAGCCTCCCCTCGGTGTGTCCCTCGGCGCTGCCGTCCTCCTGCTCCGCAGCCTCTCTCGCTcgccctccctcagcctccaccCAGCCTCTCCACCGCCTTCCACCCTCTCCTGGTCCTCAACGATTGATGGAGGCTCCACTGCACGGCGCGCCCAGTCGCTTCGCCcgcccggggccggccccgccgGGGGAGCGGGGCGGAGAGGCTGCCAGCTGCCGCGCGCCCCGGGGCGGCCGTGCGCGGAGAGGCCACAGCCACCGCGGGGCTTCTCTTTTGTTCCTCGTCTACACCTCCGTCTTGGGCGCACGTCATGGTGCTGTGCAATTTCCAAGATTCCACGTAAAGATGAAAGGGAGGCCTCTTCCGTCTCACCCTAGCGGTTGTTAGTGGGATTACAACGAATGGTGGGGGGTTTAATAAAAGTTGGTGAAACACCCTATGGCCGAAATGTCTGGGAATACAGGTAacaaggtgtttttttttcttttcttttaaccgATTGAGACCCCTTTGATTACTTCTTCTGGAGTATGGTAAAGACACAAGTTTACTTAGTGACAGACACAAATCATCTAAGACAAAAGCATGTTCTTAGATTTATGAGAGTGCtgtgtaattttttatatttaatgcttTATTTCTTGGACATTCCTAATGTCACCAAGATTATTCAAGTCCTCAATCATTGGTTGGAAATACTTGAAGTGGCAAAACGTAACGCTAAGATTTTAATCCCTGTTGTAAATTGTAACCATCCCTTTTCTGTTAAGCACGTGTAAATGCAAAGGTATGTTGAGTTAATAGAGAAAATTTAAGGTAAGGTCCGTCAGGGACTTTAAATGTTAGGTTCAATACACATTTCATGTATTTTTCGGAGCACTAACTTGCTCACAATTCTGTGGCATTGATACTGTTCAAAATGAGAATTTGATAACATTTGTTTTCCCTGATAATGGCAAGAGTACCATGTCCATTTACCAATGAAAACTCTTACTTTGGTATGCTGCTATGATTTCAGGGAAAGTTGAACATTTAGAACATAGAAAGTCTTCAGTCGtgataatatttaataaatatgtcatagaaaattcattttctaaataaaatttctttattaaatgtaGCCCAGTGGTTCCTATGCGGCTCACAAGAGCAAACTAAAGAAGCCGTATGATATAGCTGAATGACATTGAGCTTCCCGGGGCAGAAGACTTGAGATCAaattcttgtttgttttgctgcTAATTACAAATGCTTGACCATCTCATACTCTCCTCAGCGTCACTTGCTGTTTTGCAATACAATGATACAGGATGTTGTAAGGtcctaataaaaaaaaattgtaaaactgATAAATATGGGGCCgtccctgtggcagagtggttaagtgctGCGCTCTTCTTCATTggcccaggggttcgctggttccgagctgtgtgtggacatggcaccgctcatcaggccgccctaaggccgcatcccacatgccacaactagaaggcctcacaactgaaaatacacaactatatgtGGGGCGGGGAGcacgctttggggagaaaaaggaaaaataaaatctttaaaactgaTAAATAGCAACAACAAGACAATGTTATTTATTATGGATCTTTTGATAGAGTTACCACTCATGGAAAGGCAGAGAAGCATTGTGACTGAGTACACTTTCTGGAGCCAGATTACCTGCCTTTGGATCTTAACTTTATCACCAGCTAGCAAGTTGCTTAAACACTCTCCCTCTTACTAGCTACCACATTGAACAGCACAGAtgcagaatatttccatcatcacagaaaattctatAGGAAATCACTGCATTCATCTTAAGCATTAttaggagagagggaagaaagattgAAAAGCCAATCAGCCATCTTAAGCTTTTCAATCTTTGTTCCTTCTCTCCTAATaaattttcctgattattttattgagtaaaatacttttttgttttcttcttgttgttgattAATCCAAGATAAGCACTAATTCCTTCAGTCTCTTTTCTTCTAATCTTGCATCCCCAAAAATGTTTTGATCTATGCTTGTGATACTTTGTGTAATGCTTGGATCATGATTTCAGAATTTTATACTAAAACACTTTCTGAGAATAAATTTTGGTTCCAAGTATATTTTCTCCAAGGCTTCTTCATTTTATGTATTGATTCCCAGCATTAAACCTTTCTTTTTGTATTACAAAATAATGTGCTAATTTTAcgttaaagatatttttctttcatcaaaatattattgaaaagaatttttttcttaatgtaccACTGAACCagttgaaaattaataataataaaaaatttatcaACCTCTTAGTATGTGGCAGGTGCAATTCTAAGAGTCATATGTGTGATAATTCATTAAATCCTAAAAAAATCTTCTCAAGTATTTTTGTTATCCACATtttattattatccacattttaaagatgagggaactgagactGAGAGGGTATAAGTAACTTGCCTGTGATCACACAAATAGCTGGTGATAAAGTGAAGAtcaaacccaggcaatctggctccagagagTGTACCCTTAGTTACAGTGTTTCTCTGCCTTTCCATGAGCAGTAACTCTTTAATTATCAGAAGATCAATAGTAAATAACATTgccttattgttgttgttaagcaCTTATTAAACATAGACAAAAGCCCTAAGTGGTTACATAAAATAACAGAACTAAGATTACTcaaattgttttttcatctttacaaTGGCTTCTGCTGTCGTcattgacttatttatttatttatttcgaggaagattagccctgagctaacatccgtgcccatctccctctactttatatgtgggacgcctgccacagcatggcttggcaagtgctgggtaggtctgcacccaggatccaaaccagggaaccctgggccaccaaagcagaacatgcgaatttaaccactgcaccactaggcGGGCCGCTTATCATTTAATTCTAATCTATTGTTTAAATAAACCAATATGTAGTACCACAAGGGTTGGAGACCTGAGCTACACATGAAGGAAGCTCTAATGATGTAGAATTGTGATAAATTTACTCtcaaaataaagatgtttaactgAGTTTGTGTGTATTGAGGTGTGATAGTAGTATTGGGACTTTTCCACATTAACTTTGATGGAAAATgcaatgtttattaaataataagCAATAAACATATTAATTTGGAGTTTATAGGATTATTATTAATACTCAACAGTACCTGAAGTAATTGTTTAGTACCTAGACCAACAAAAGATAATTTTGAGACATATTTTACCAATGACATTATTTAAAATTGCCTGcacatagtaataataaaaagcagGTTAATTTTTAGTAGATTTTATCAATGTCTCTAAATTCTCTACAGACAATGCAACTCTTAATTACAACTTCCACTGCTGCCTACCTCACCCATGGCATGCTACCACATGCCAAAGTCATGCtaccacaagccaaagaatgcctgaagaaaccagaaactggaagagacaaGAAACAATTCTCCTTGCGAGTTTAGGAGGGAGTGTGGACCTGATGACACTTTCATTTCAGAATTTTGGCTTCcaaggagccggccccgtggccaagtggttaagttcgcacgctctgcttcggcggcccggggttcggactctgggcgcggacatggcaccactcattaggccatgttgaggcggtgcccgacatgccacaactacaagtacccacaactaaaatatacaactgtgtactgggtggatttggggataaaaaaagCCGGGGGCGGGGGAGAATTTtggcttccagaactatgagagaatgaAATTTTGTTGTAAGCCACCGAGATTGTTTGTTATGGTAatttcttatggcagccctaagAAGCCAATATACTACTATAGTGTAGctataaagcaaaacaaagaaatgaagtaaGAATTAGATAAACCAATGAACAGTTTTGTTTGAAGATTTTAACACAGCTGCTCTCAGAAATTGGTAGATcaaggagattaaaaaataagatgaaatacaaaagatctgaacaaacagTTGAATTactagatatatatagagagaattaCACAGTTAGCAAACAGAAAATAGACAGCcttttcacattaaaaatatttacaacaataGATCAGATTTGGCCATAAAGTAATACTTAATGAATTCTAAAAATCAGTATTATACAGACCATGTTCTCCAACCATGACCCAATAAAATTTAGGATTAACAACAAAGTTTCTAAATACTAGGGGTTTGAAAAACTACAGAAATTACTAAATAACTCTTGGGGTAAAAGGAAATTatcaaggaaaggaagaaatagttaagaataaaatggtaataagaacataaaatgtcaaaaaatgtggagaagacacaaagaagaacTTGGAAGATGTACTTaaaatacaggcacaccttattTTACTGTGCCTCACTTTATTGTGCCTCAttattttattgcacttcacagatattgtGATTTTTACAAATTGAGGTTTGTGGAAACCCTATGTTGAGAAAGTCCATTGGTGccattttcccaacagcatttgctcactttgtgtctctgtgtcacattttgctAATTCTTGCaacatttcaaactttttcattattattatttcttttgagaaagatcagccctgagctaatatctgctgccaatcctctttttgctgaggaagactgaccctgagctaacatctgtgcccatcttcctctactttacatgtgggatgcctaccacagcatggcctgccaagcagtgccatgtctgtacctgggatccaaaccgacgaaccctgggccaccaaagtggaacgtgtacacttaaccactgtgccaccgggccagccccattttcattattaaatttgTTATAGTCATCTTTGATCAGTGATCTTCAATATTagtattgtaattgttttggggcaccacgAACCATGCCCATATAAGACGAcgaacttaatcaataaatgttgtgtgtgttctgactgttcCCCCATCTCTCTAGCTCTCCttaggcctccctattccctgagacaaaACCAATTGAAATTGAGTcagttaataaccctacaatggcctccaAGTGTTCAAGTGAAGGGAAGATTTGTATGTTTCTCCCTTTACATCAAAACCCAGAAATGATTGAGGTTAATGAGGAAGGCAAATTGAAAGCTGACATAGGCCAAAAGCTAGCCCTCTTGCAGCAAGCAGTTAACCAAGCTGTGAacgcaaaggaaaagttcttgaaggaaattaaaagtgctattcCAGTGAACAtacaaatgataagaaaatgaAGGAGACTTTTGCCGATATGGACATCGTTTTCGTGGTCTAGATAGAACATCAAACCAGTCACAACATTTTCTTaggccaaagcctaatccagagcaaggccctaactctcttctgttctctgaaggctgagggaggtaaggaagctgcagaagaaaagtttgaagccagcagaggttggttcatgagatttaaggaaagaagtgTCTCCATAACATAgcagtgcaaggtgaagcagcaggtgctgatgtagacgctgcagcaagttctccagaaggtCTAGCTAAGATCACTACTGAAGGCGGCTACACTAAACAGCAGAGTTTCAATGTAGACGAAACAGCCTCATATCGGAAGAAGATGCCATgtggactttcatagctagagaggagaagtcagtgcctggcttcaaaggacaggctgactctcttgttaggggctaatgcagctggtgactttaagttgaaggcagtgctcatttaccattctccAAATCCCAGAGCCCTCAAGAATTGTGCTAagtctactctgcctgtgctctgtaaatggaaTAGCAAAGTCGGGGTGATAACACATCTATTtccaacatggtttactgaatattttaagcccattgTTGAGACCTGCTGCTCAGgaaaaatgatttctttcaaaatattactgctcattgacaatgcacctggtcacccaagggctctgatggagatgtacaagagattaatgttgttttcatgcctgttAACACAACGTCCATTCttcagcccatggatcaaggagtaatttcaactacaaaaacagtaacaaaagaCAATAAACCCTGAGAaagggggagaatctgatttccataGTTACCACATAtttagattcaaatgtccagtgtacaacaaaaaatcacaaagcatacAGAGAAACAGGAAGGTATAGcccatttaaaggaaaaaaataaatcaacagtaACTCTCCCTTAAAGAGACATAATGGCATATGTGCcagacaaaaatttaaaacagtcaTCTTAAAGATGCTCTAAGAACTAaagaaagatgtggagaaactcaACAAAATGATGTGTGAACAATAATGGCAATACcagtaaagagagaaaaacctaaaaaattctagaactgaaaattacaacaactgaaatgaaaaattgactAGGGAGATTCAAAatcagatttgagcaggcagaagaaagaatcagtgaagttGAAGACAGAGCAATGGAAATGATTGaatctgagaaacagaaaaaaaaagattggagaaaagcaaacatAGCCTCAGGGACCTTTTGGACACCACCAAATGGACTGACATATGCCTCATAGGAGtcccagtgggagaagagagaggcggGTATGgtgccggggtccagcctcggcagagtccaggttcccatGGGAGAGACGGCGTTGGCGAAaaatgagggagggggaaataaagaggaCGTTAGACTTGGGTTGGTAttagcaagtccaactttactgtgcacaagtgtcgtttatatattttttaggattagtacagaaatggttctacaaatattctcagagagataaggaagtaaaaaaacgagcacaagaatatttattagcattctattctatagagcataaggttaatggtagtcttctccgcaattaactagtgtttgttgtctctaagcaaaaagagataggtacctaggcatctgttgtaattcatggtaaagttaaatcaaagagagaaggtccaggcctccggacaggacagcagtctgtctggttacatcctggtggagccatccctgcctccctcaatcatttacacCATTAGAGTAGATGGTTAGTGGGAacaaaaggtgactccagggtgtcttatccccagggctatctgcattctcagtgggcaattaaacatctttacattttcgtgccctttagggggtgaaagcattcctttgtcttttagattgtggagctaacagtcccttaagcacactgccagagaaagtatcattttgttagtaaagtaaagggctgaaaagctaagctaaactatatctcttcaagaatgaaaaacagaaataagtatagacataaccttcctagaaagcatgcatataattcagaaaatatcaggggtgtcggttggccattcttcaccgaggggcatccctgcacccctcggcccttctactcatcaattatttattatttattgcttttaggagaaaacctctataacattttaacagaaagcagaaggtcaagaataatatatagatacttcttgatcatccaattacccagcaaacttagaaggacgatgcatatatatttagacaaagaactggagggagaaggaaacattaaccagatggaggccataaatcTAATttgacatcttatctgggcaggattcctttctgattgtctcaaataggactgtgtgctcctccaataattaattgaaaaatatcctgaaagttacctgcaggtggtcacattctcttactatatctaattttcccaggaggtagtgcctcccaagcagccacccaaaggagtgaaaactggaggttaagaaaggaaaaggaacgaagggcaattagaagcagcacaggtttcagaactatgtgaggggctggccagttattcttcaccaaggggcgaccctgcacccctaggcgttaatcggctggaccctgtcaaacagccgatcaaatgatgtagccacggctcccggcAGTGTGGAGAGAATATTTGAGAAGTAATGGCTGAAAACGTCCCAAAtgtgatgaaagacatgaatataaacatccaagaagcttgACAAACTCCAAGTAAGATGAACTCAAGAGACCCACACTGAGACACCTTATACTCAAACTTTCAAAAGCCAAAGACAAAAtgataatcttttcttttccttcttcttcttccttctaaaGAACATAgaacatagttgtaggtccttgtagttatgctatgtaggacaccacctcacgctggcctgatgagcagtgccaggtctgtgcccaggatttgaactggtgaaactcctggccactgaagtggagcacctgaacccaaccactgagccacagggctggcctccaaaATGAGAATCTTGACAACAGCAATAAAGGAGTCTATCATCATATACatgggatcctcaataagatgaTCAGTATATTtatcatcagaaactttggaggtcAAAAGAAAGTGGGCTGATATATTAAAAGTTCTAAaagagggactggcccagtggcatatgttcagcgcactctgcttcagtggcctgggttcatgggttcagatcccggagggagacctataccactcagcagctgtgctgtggtggtgacaaacatacaaagtagaggaagattggccacagatcttagctcagggcaaatcttcatcaagcaaaaggaggaagattggccatagatgttagctcagggcaaatctccctcagcaaaaaacaaacaaataaacaaaaaacagtgctaaaagaaaaaactgtcagcCATGAATCCTGTATctgcaaaactgtccttcaaaagtaagaaagaaatcaagatattcctaaataaacaaaagttgagaaGGATCATGAcactagacctgccctgcaaAAGATGCTCAAGGGGAGTCCTGCAGGATGAAATGAACAGTCATAGACAGTAACTCAAAACTGTATgtagaaataaagatctcaataaaggGAAATACATGGACATTTTAAAGCTAAGGTTGTAACAATGGCTTATAaatgtactttttgttttttacatgatttaaaagactaatacattttaagaaaaataagcaattatTAATGTGAATGCTAGTATTACTGTAACTTTTGTTTGTAACTCCAAATGttattttctacataatttaggAGACTAATgcattttaaacaattattaGTATTTGTTTTggggcacacaatgtataaagatgtaattttgtgacatcaacacCTGAGAGATGTCGGGATGGAGATGGAAAGGAGCACTTTTGGATGTTATTGAAGTTGAGCTGCACATAGTCAAATTAGAGTGTCATAACTTTAGGATGCTAATGTAATCCTCTTGGTAACTACAAAAAAATAGCTATAGaatgaggaaatgagaaaaggaaatgagaaaggaatttaagCATTTCACTACATAAGTTAACTAAACACAAAGGGAGACATTAATGCAGGAAACGAGGGACAAAAAAGCTATAgggcaaatagaaaacaaatagtacaATGACAGAGTAAGTCGTTCCTTATCagtattactttaaatgtaagtggattaaacTCTCTAATCTAAAAACAGACATTggcataataaataaaaacacatgattCAAGTCTATGCCCTCTACAGCAGACTCATTTTAGATCCAAAGGCACAAATAGGccgaaagtgaaaggatagaaaaatatttgccatgcaaatagtaacaagAGAGAACAGGAGTAGCTAAACTAATATCAGACAatatagactttattttattttatttttttaaaagattttatttttccttttgctccccaaagtcccctggtacatagttgtatacattttttagaggtgggtccttctagttgtggcgtgtgggatgccacctcagcgtggcttgattagtggtgccatgtccatgcccatgtttccaactggcaaaaccctgggccaccgcatcagagtgcacgaacttaaccacttggccacagggccggcccccaatatagactttaaatgaaaagtttatgagagacaaagaaggccattaaatattaataaaacgtTGAAtacaacaagaagatataacaattatcaACATTTATGTACCTAATGACAGACCCTgaaaacatgaagcaaaaactcacaaaattgaagggagaaaaatagacaattccacaataatagttggagatttcagtACCCCACTCACAATGATGGATAGAACAATCAGACTGAAGATAACTAAGGAAATGAGATCTTAACACAATAAACCAACTAAAtataacagacatatacagaacactctacccaacaacagcgtacacattcttctcaagtgcacgtgaaACGTTTTCCAGGGTAGACCATATGTCAGGTAAAATTAAGTCTCCATAGATTTAGAAAGATGGATGTCATAGAAAGGGTCTTCTCCGACCACAATGGGATGAAGTTTGAAATCAATAATATAAAGAGAtctggtgtcaagatggtgggataggcagactctgaactcacctcctccatgGAAACAACAAGTtcacaactactcttggaacaagtACGCCAGAGACAGAACTGGAAACTTGATAAAAACAACACACCCTACAAGGGACAATGCTGGCTGaggtgaaagaggcagaaatttcagtctggagagaaaaaagccacgtTCTGGCCACAGGAATTCATGGCCAACCAtgaacaatctttttttttttctgaggaagtttggttctgagctcacatctgttgccaatcttcctcactttgcttgaggaagattgtcactgaggtaacatctgtgccaatcttcctctactttatgtgggatgccaccacagcatggcttgatgagtggtgctaggtctatgcctgggatctgaccctgagaaccttgggccaccaaagtggagcatgtgaacttaaccactatgccactgggctggctccaagagcaatcttttttttttttttttttttttttgaggaagattagctctgagctaacatctgctgccaatcctcctctttttttgctgaggaagactggccctgagctaacatccgtgcccatcttcctctactttatatgtgggacgcctactacagcatggtttgccaaatgatgccatgtccatacccgggatctgaaccagcaaaccccaggctgccgaagtggaaggtgcgcacttaactgctctgccactgagctggcccctccaAGAGCAATCTTAAGGTCTGAAAcctttcctggaggagcagggagtCTGAGCAGGGAAgctttaccacaataagcagcttttggactcagcacaactgacaCAAGT
Above is a genomic segment from Equus caballus isolate H_3958 breed thoroughbred chromosome 17, TB-T2T, whole genome shotgun sequence containing:
- the LOC111768712 gene encoding nascent polypeptide-associated complex subunit alpha, muscle-specific form-like codes for the protein MTAPTPSAFSGVTRAWLPRHGAPRPSALCLQHNSTNESRDGNDFARPAQEGPGSGGRRVPAPPPFSGQGRQQRAQRARRRAAGHPLLHAADGGEGGQPAAGRGAGVIPDTPGAKLEVRGGSRPRCAETTPVCPKQLPRARDLPPPRSATGSAASPSAIRDPAKQYVRRRAAQRSAGQGSSDGGPAGARQHPRPEKLGALGPRRTGGSAARQREGELRHPSPTLPPPRRKEKCPATSRRPGPAAPAPATPAPGAASPSPPGLALAPAALRAAREGASDMSGARRSPRGPDAAAATAARRGGLIPVAPASASSSGGCAAPSHPHYRRTRTGKTAGLSLTRFWLRLRGTNLPSPGPPPFGNTHNSARSSPGFSAGEEEEAEAAAARPSPARPRPPRPHWLEGRAGRGASGASIGYLCPPSGPPWRGWSERLSVRRRPRPRRFHSTPPAASPPLSAASAPCLPPPPTPPPPRVRQGQAARAALPVAPAAGSAPGGRGTLRGPEQPERLRPGPPALARAWAPGPLRRLPTTLPEERRGLDVPNALPGQFLEAPREGRARAGAGARQSGRLGQQVKWIPERPEESGSASTLASPPWGIVPPPPVMAAGGDDVLHFVGTAVGTWDQFKRKPRGAGKLVPGKPQLDSAIRPEGTAPASSVCIRGALGHGTGATAGRPGRRCPPPSTKMEEAAGAPGAGLPPVGRPEPPLGVSLGAAVLLLRSLSRSPSLSLHPASPPPSTLSWSSTIDGGSTARRAQSLRPPGAGPAGGAGRRGCQLPRAPGRPCAERPQPPRGFSFVPRLHLRLGRTSWCCAISKIPRKDEREASSVSP